The following are encoded together in the Phocoena sinus isolate mPhoSin1 chromosome 11, mPhoSin1.pri, whole genome shotgun sequence genome:
- the RPL14 gene encoding 60S ribosomal protein L14, which translates to MVFRRFVEVGRVAYVSFGPHAGRLVAIVDVIDQNRALVDGPCTQVRRQAMPFKCMQLTDFILKFPHSARQKYVREAWEKADINAKWAATRWAKKIEAREKKAKMTDFDRYKVMKARKMRNRLIKLEVKKLQKAALLKASPKKALAAKGAATAAAAKVPAKKMTAAGKKAPAQKVPAQKAAGQKAAPPPKAQKCQKAPAQKAPTPKACGKKA; encoded by the exons ATG GTGTTCAGGCGCTTCGTGGAGGTTGGCCGGGTGGCTTACGTCTCCTTTGGGCCTCATGCCGGGAGGCTGGTCGCGATTGTAGACGTTATTGATCAGAACAGG GCTTTGGTGGATGGACCTTGCACTCAAGTAAGGAGACAGGCTATGCCTTTCAAATGCATGCAGCTCACTGACTTCATCCTCAAGTTCCCACACAG TGCCCGCCAGAAGTATGTCCGAGAAGCCTGGGAGAAGGCAGATATCAATGCAAAGTGGGCAGCCACAAGGTGGGCCAAGAAGATTGAAGCCAGAGAAAAG aaagccAAGATGACAGATTTTGATCGTTATAAAGTCATGAAGGCAAGGAAAATG AGGAACAGACTAATCAAGCTTGAAGTTAAGAAACTTCAAAAGGCAGCTCTCCTGAAGGCTTCTCCCAAGAAAGCACTTGCTGCTAAGGGAGCAGCTACAGCAGCTGCTGCAAAGGTTCCAGCAAAAAAGATGACTGCTGCTGGTAAGAAGGCTCCAGCCCAGAAGGTTCCTGCCCAGAAAgctgcaggccagaaggcagCACCTCCTCCAAAGGCTCAGAAGTGTCAGAAAGCTCCAGCCCAGAAAGCACCTACTCCAAAGGCATGTGGCAAGAAAGCATAA